One Centroberyx gerrardi isolate f3 chromosome 2, fCenGer3.hap1.cur.20231027, whole genome shotgun sequence DNA window includes the following coding sequences:
- the LOC139923127 gene encoding growth arrest and DNA damage-inducible protein GADD45 gamma-like codes for MQSPGKSLKEALLSAQSEDRLTVGVYESAKIMTDDLDSVSFCILAVDEEFECDIALQIHFTLIQSFCFDNDISIVRVSDMQRLAEIVGDKAEQLDDAHCVLITNPADGSWEDPALEKLHLFCEESRSLNDWVPEITLPER; via the exons ATGCAGTCTCCTGGCAAATCTCTGAAAGaagctctgctctctgctcagaGCGAGGATCGCCTTACTGTTGGAGTCTATGAGAGTGCCAAAATAATGACTGA TGATCTGGATAGTGTGTCTTTCTGCATCCTGGCCGTGGATGAGGAGTTTGAGTGTGACATCGCTCTGCAGATCCACTTCACCCTCATCCAGTCCTTCTGCTTTGACAACGACATCAGCATCGTCAGAGTGAGCGACATGCAGCGCCTGGCTGAGATTGTTGGTGACAAGGCTGAGCAGCTTGATGATGCCCACTGCGTCCTCATCACG AACCCAGCCGATGGTTCCTGGGAGGACCCCGCTCTGGAGAAGCTGCACCTGTTCTGTGAGGAGAGCCGCAGTCTGAACGACTGGGTTCCTGAGATCACCCTCCCTGAGCGCTGA
- the LOC139923124 gene encoding growth arrest and DNA damage-inducible protein GADD45 gamma codes for MTLEEVLIQKPAERVQSTGKALEEVLISAKDNDCLTVGVYESAKVMNLDPDSVSFCVLAVDEEFECDIALQIHFTLIQSFCFDNDISIVRVSDMQRLAEIVGDKAEQLDDAHCVLITNPADGSWEDPALEKLHLFCEESRSLNDWVPEITLPER; via the exons ATGACTCTTGAGGAAGTTCTTATCCAGAAACCCGCCGAGAGGGTCCAGTCCACCGGCAAAGCCCTGGAAGAGGTCCTGATCTCCGCTAAAGACAACGACTGCCTCACCGTCGGCGTCTACGAGTCCGCTAAAGTTATGAATCT TGATCCGGATAGTGTGTCTTTCTGCGTCCTGGCCGTGGATGAGGAGTTTGAGTGTGACATCGCTCTGCAGATCCACTTCACCCTCATCCAGTCCTTCTGCTTTGACAACGACATCAGCATCGTCAGAGTGAGCGACATGCAGCGCCTGGCTGAGATTGTTGGTGACAAGGCTGAGCAGCTTGATGATGCCCACTGCGTCCTCATCACG AACCCAGCCGATGGTTCCTGGGAGGACCCCGCTCTGGAGAAGCTGCACCTGTTCTGTGAGGAGAGCCGCAGTCTGAACGACTGGGTTCCTGAGATCACCCTCCCTGAGCGCTGA
- the nim1kb gene encoding serine/threonine-protein kinase NIM1 — translation MPGGQYQVTSTKLHHSFYSLTDSSEADLEDDELDAPLRPTPLQKLTQDMCKDEKTIKELIIGRRVGFYKVRGEIGYGTFSRVKMAFHALTRDKVALKVLDKTRLDMQAHRLLSREISSMENLQHPNVVRLYEVVDTPCRLYLVLEYAGGGDLHTRICNDGKLSDNNSKITFAQILSAIKYLHNNNIIHRDLKAENVLFTSSACVKVADFGFSTRVSNRNDALDTFCGSPPYAAPELFRDECYMGPPVDVWAMGVLLFFMVTGTMPFRAETMGKLRRCILEGAYTVPPWVPGPCQRLIKGILKTAPKERYAVDQMLGCDWLLPVEFPWSLEVPDPPSPLRLLDSESGELEDEEEEVRASLEELGFTMEHIRNNQPKDSRNPVTGVCCILLHRAQKRRGCDTVPVVRGMVRDPKREGLRAYRGLRHTSKFCVLS, via the exons ATGCCAGGAGGCCAGTACCAGGTGACGAGCACCAAGCTCCACCACAGCTTCTACAGCCTGACGGACAGCTCCGAGGCCGACCTTGAGGATGACGAGCTGGACGCCCCGCTGCGCCCCACTCCCCTGCAGAAGCTCACCCAAGACATGTGCAAAGACGAGAAGACCATCAAGGAGCTGATCATAGGCCGCAGGGTGGGCTTCTACAAGGTCCGCGGCGAGATCGGCTATGGCACCTTCTCCCGGGTTAAAATGGCCTTCCACGCCCTAACCAGAG ACAAGGTGGCCCTGAAGGTGCTGGATAAGACCAGGCTGGATATGCAGGCCCATCGTCTGCTGTCCAGGGAGATTTCGAGCATGGAGAACCTGCAGCACCCCAACGTGGTCCGTCTGTACGAGGTCGTGGACACGCCCTGCCGTCTCTATCTGGTGCTGGAGTACGCAGGAGGCGGGGACCTCCACACCAGGATCTGCAATGATGGCAAACTGTCTGACAACAACAGCAAGATCACCTTCGCCCAGATCCTTTCTGCCATCAAATATTTG cacaacaacaacatcatccACCGGGACCTGAAGGCGGAGAATGTTCTGTTCACCAGCAGTGCCTGTGTGAAGGTAGCCGACTTTGGATTCAGCACCCGCGTCTCAAACCGCAATGACGCCCTGGACACCTTCTGCGGCTCCCCCCCCTACGCCGCCCCGGAGCTCTTCAGGGACGAGTGCTACATGGGACCGCCAGTGGATGTGTGGGCCATGGGGGTCCTGCTGTTCTTCATGGTGACTGGCACCATGCCGTTCCGCGCCGAAACCATGGGTAAGCTGCGGCGCTGCATCCTGGAGGGCGCCTACACCGTCCCGCCCTGGGTGCCCGGCCCCTGCCAGAGGCTCATCAAAGGCATCCTGAAGACGGCACCTAAGGAGCGTTACGCAGTGGACCAAATGCTGGGCTGTGACTGGCTCTTGCCCGtggagtttccctggtcgctggAAGTTCCTGATCCACCGAGCCCTCTCCGCCTGCTGGACTCAGAGAGCGGGGAactggaggatgaagaggaggaggtccGGGCCTCTTTGGAGGAGCTGGGATTCACCATGGAGCACATACGGAACAATCAGCCCAAGGACAGCCGGAACCCTGTCACCGGGGTTTGCTGCATCCTCCTACACCGGGCCCAGAAGAGGAGGGGCTGCGACACTGTGCCGGTGGTTAGAGGCATGGTGCGAGACCCCAAGAGGGAGGGGCTCCGAGCCTACAGGGGCCTCAGACACACCTCCAAGTTCTGTGTGCTTTCATAA
- the ccdc152 gene encoding coiled-coil domain-containing protein 152 has translation MIKLTCVNLDKLMENFALLEQKITEINGKNSILEIMLEDANRVLKFYLTKEKSLIEERDSMLVTVNRLQQTLQEQCNLRVENEKLKNDVAELKQQNERTAEERGAEVQRLVSEMRAEEERHKRELQTAKQQCRSEVEDSHKETLNQLEAKDAKVKKLLERKDLDLEEMKKRLRDQERERQSELLKIQMEFGAKLTRVQSTAQWSQQQQQQQQGSSFLPQSVFRRKLQFFQEEKNKEIVALRQRIKELEESQHASGLADTRLKKRKI, from the exons ATGATAAAGTTAACCTGTGTTAATCTTGACAAGCTAATGGAAAATTTCGCTCTACTGGAACAG AAAATTACAGAAATTAATGGCAAGAACAGCATTTTGGAGATCATGCTGGAGGATGCCAACAGAGTCTTGAAATTTTATTTGACCAAAGAGAAAAGTTTGATTGAGG agagagacagcatgcTAGTCACAGTGAACAGACTCCAGCAGACTCTCCAGGAGCAGTGTAACCTCAGAG TGGAGAATGAGAAGTTGAAGAACGATGTGGCAGAGCTGAAACAACAGAATGAGAGAACAGCAGAG GAGCGAGGGGCTGAGGTGCAGAGGCTGGTTTCTGAgatgagagcagaggaagagagacacaaGAGGGAGCTGCAGACTGCGAAACAGCAGTGCAGAAGTGAGGTGGAGGATTCCCACAAAGAAACCCTGAATCAGT TGGAAGCTAAAGATGCCAAAGTGAAGAAGCTGCTGGAGAGAAAAGATCTCGAtctggaggagatgaagaagaggctTAGGGaccaggagagggagaggcagagtgaACTCCTAAAGATACAGATGGAG TTTGGTGCGAAGCTAACCAGAGTTCAGAGTACAGCACAGTGgagtcaacagcagcagcagcagcagcaaggctCCAGCTTTCTGCCCCAGAGCGTCTTCAGGAGg AAGCTGCAGTTTTTCCAGGAGGAGAAGAACAAGGAGATTGTGGCTCTGCGTCAGAGAATCAAAGAATTGGAGGAGTCCCAGCACGCCAGTGGCCTCGCTGACACCCGCCTTAAGAAGAGAAAGATCTAA
- the LOC139923137 gene encoding growth hormone receptor isoform X2 — protein MATALTALLFLLHIFTVSALEPAAEQVLPQKRPHLTGCVSTNMETFRCRWNVGTFQNLSEPGDLRLFYINKKPTHVSPKEWSECPHYSTDRVDECFFNENYTSIWTYYSVQLRSKDQAILYDEDFFHVEEIVRPDPPVGLNWTLLNVGLTATHFDIMVSWEPPQSADVETGWMTLQYEVQYREANSDLWKSSPQVDLQKSTQCSLYGLQTNVDHEVRVRCKMLGCKHFGEFCDSIFINIPSKVSRFPVAVLLIFAALCLVGILMLVIVSRQQKLMVILLPPVPGPKIRGIDPELLKKGKLGELTSILGGHPDLRPELYNNDPWVEFIDLDIEEHNDRLTDLDTDCLMDRSLSSNCSPLFIGFRDDDSGRASCCDPDLPSDPEASPFHPLLPNHSPSQEPSGPVASEPSSPVQIPTAGESAFVVPGREDLYTQVSEVRPSGEVLLTPEEQTQVEKTTRKDTEEESTIGKEKENAKKNFQLLVVNADHGGYTSELDAGKMSPRLSTGESSEPCQREDLSSVPTQAFGEYQRPYLESDMTPMSPLPPAAVYTVVEGVDRQNSLLLTPNLTPAPQLILLKAMPTPEGYLTPDLLGDITP, from the exons ATGGCTACCGCCCTGACcgcgctcctcttcctccttcacatCTTCACTGTTTCAGCACTGGAACCGGCCGCTGAGCAAG tCCTCCCCCAGAAACGCCCCCACCTCACCGGCTGTGTCTCCACCAACATGGAGACTTTCCGCTGCAGATGGAATGTTGGAACATTCCAGAACCTCTCAGAGCCCGGCGACCTCCGCTTGTTCTACATCAATAAAAA ACCCACCCATGTCTCTCCTAAAGAGTGGAGTGAGTGTCCTCACTACAGCACTGACAGGGTAGACGAGTGCTTCTTCAATGAGAACTACACGTCCATCTGGACATATTATAGTGTCCAGCTGCGCTCAAAGGACCAAGCCATCCTCTATGATGAGGATTTCTTCCACGTCGAAGAAATTG TGCGACCTGATCCCCCAGTCGGGCTTAACTGGACGCTGCTGAATGTGGGTCTGACTGCGACTCACTTTGACATTATGGTGAGTTGGGAGCCACCACAGTCTGCAGACGTGGAGACGGGCTGGATGACGCTGCAGTACGAGGTCCAGTACCGCGAGGCCAACTCAGACCTGTGGAAa agtTCTCCACAGGTCGACCTTCAGAAAAGTACACAGTGTTCACTTTATGGGCTTCAAACTAACGTGGACCACGAGGTCCGGGTGAGGTGCAAGATGCTGGGTTGTAAACACTTTGGAGAATTCTGCGACTCCATCTTCATCAACATCCCCTCTAAAG TGTCAAGATTCCCTGTCGCAGTCTTGCTCATCTTTGCTGCCTTGTGTTTAGTGGGAATCCTGATGTTGGTTATTGTCTCCCGGCAACAAAA GTTGATGGTTATTCTTTTGCCTCCTGTTCCTGGACCTAAAATAAGAGGAATCGACCCCGAACTACTCAAG AAAGGCAAGCTGGGGGAGTTGACATCTATCTTGGGTGGCCACCCTGATTTGAGGCCAGAGCTGTACAACAACGACCCCTGGGTGGAATTCATCGATCTGGACATTGAGGAGCATAACGACAGACTGACAGACCTGGACACCGACTGTCTCATGGACCGCTCCCTGTCCTCCAACTGCTCTCCCCTCTTCATTGGCTTCAGAGACGATGACTCGGGCCGTGCCAGCTGCTGTGACCCAGATCTCCCCAGTGACCCAGAGGCATCACCTTTCCACCCACTCCTCCCAAACCACAGCCCCAGCCAGGAACCCTCGGGCCCAGTCGCCTCAGAGCCCAGCTCCCCCGTCCAGATTCCCACCGCTGGGGAGTCCGCCTTTGTGGTTCCTGGCAGGGAGGACCTGTACACCCAGGTGAGCGAGGTGAGGCCGTCTGGAGAGGTGCTGCTGACACCTGAGGAACAGACTCAGGTGGAGAAGACCACTAGGAAAGATACAGAGGAAGAAAGTACGataggaaaggagaaagaaaatgcaaagaaaaactTTCAGCTACTGGTAGTGAATGCAGATCATGGAGGTTACACCTCAGAGCTGGACGCAGGGAAGATGAGTCCAAGATTGTCCACAGGGGAAAGCAGTGAACCCTGCCAGAGAGAAGACTTGAGTTCTGTGCCAACCCAAGCCTTTGGAGAGTACCAGAGGCCGTATCTTGAATCAGATATGACCCCCATGTCCCCACTTCCCCCTGCTGCTGTGTACACCGTGGTAGAGGGTGTGGACAGGCAGAACAGCCTCCTACTGACACCAAACCTGACACCTGCTCCCCAACTAATACTGCTGAAGGCCATGCCCACACCAGAGGGTtacctgacccctgaccttttGGGAGATATCACACCATAG
- the LOC139923137 gene encoding growth hormone receptor isoform X1, which translates to MFPADLNDMATALTALLFLLHIFTVSALEPAAEQVLPQKRPHLTGCVSTNMETFRCRWNVGTFQNLSEPGDLRLFYINKKPTHVSPKEWSECPHYSTDRVDECFFNENYTSIWTYYSVQLRSKDQAILYDEDFFHVEEIVRPDPPVGLNWTLLNVGLTATHFDIMVSWEPPQSADVETGWMTLQYEVQYREANSDLWKSSPQVDLQKSTQCSLYGLQTNVDHEVRVRCKMLGCKHFGEFCDSIFINIPSKVSRFPVAVLLIFAALCLVGILMLVIVSRQQKLMVILLPPVPGPKIRGIDPELLKKGKLGELTSILGGHPDLRPELYNNDPWVEFIDLDIEEHNDRLTDLDTDCLMDRSLSSNCSPLFIGFRDDDSGRASCCDPDLPSDPEASPFHPLLPNHSPSQEPSGPVASEPSSPVQIPTAGESAFVVPGREDLYTQVSEVRPSGEVLLTPEEQTQVEKTTRKDTEEESTIGKEKENAKKNFQLLVVNADHGGYTSELDAGKMSPRLSTGESSEPCQREDLSSVPTQAFGEYQRPYLESDMTPMSPLPPAAVYTVVEGVDRQNSLLLTPNLTPAPQLILLKAMPTPEGYLTPDLLGDITP; encoded by the exons ATGTTCCCTGCAGACTTGAACGACATGGCTACCGCCCTGACcgcgctcctcttcctccttcacatCTTCACTGTTTCAGCACTGGAACCGGCCGCTGAGCAAG tCCTCCCCCAGAAACGCCCCCACCTCACCGGCTGTGTCTCCACCAACATGGAGACTTTCCGCTGCAGATGGAATGTTGGAACATTCCAGAACCTCTCAGAGCCCGGCGACCTCCGCTTGTTCTACATCAATAAAAA ACCCACCCATGTCTCTCCTAAAGAGTGGAGTGAGTGTCCTCACTACAGCACTGACAGGGTAGACGAGTGCTTCTTCAATGAGAACTACACGTCCATCTGGACATATTATAGTGTCCAGCTGCGCTCAAAGGACCAAGCCATCCTCTATGATGAGGATTTCTTCCACGTCGAAGAAATTG TGCGACCTGATCCCCCAGTCGGGCTTAACTGGACGCTGCTGAATGTGGGTCTGACTGCGACTCACTTTGACATTATGGTGAGTTGGGAGCCACCACAGTCTGCAGACGTGGAGACGGGCTGGATGACGCTGCAGTACGAGGTCCAGTACCGCGAGGCCAACTCAGACCTGTGGAAa agtTCTCCACAGGTCGACCTTCAGAAAAGTACACAGTGTTCACTTTATGGGCTTCAAACTAACGTGGACCACGAGGTCCGGGTGAGGTGCAAGATGCTGGGTTGTAAACACTTTGGAGAATTCTGCGACTCCATCTTCATCAACATCCCCTCTAAAG TGTCAAGATTCCCTGTCGCAGTCTTGCTCATCTTTGCTGCCTTGTGTTTAGTGGGAATCCTGATGTTGGTTATTGTCTCCCGGCAACAAAA GTTGATGGTTATTCTTTTGCCTCCTGTTCCTGGACCTAAAATAAGAGGAATCGACCCCGAACTACTCAAG AAAGGCAAGCTGGGGGAGTTGACATCTATCTTGGGTGGCCACCCTGATTTGAGGCCAGAGCTGTACAACAACGACCCCTGGGTGGAATTCATCGATCTGGACATTGAGGAGCATAACGACAGACTGACAGACCTGGACACCGACTGTCTCATGGACCGCTCCCTGTCCTCCAACTGCTCTCCCCTCTTCATTGGCTTCAGAGACGATGACTCGGGCCGTGCCAGCTGCTGTGACCCAGATCTCCCCAGTGACCCAGAGGCATCACCTTTCCACCCACTCCTCCCAAACCACAGCCCCAGCCAGGAACCCTCGGGCCCAGTCGCCTCAGAGCCCAGCTCCCCCGTCCAGATTCCCACCGCTGGGGAGTCCGCCTTTGTGGTTCCTGGCAGGGAGGACCTGTACACCCAGGTGAGCGAGGTGAGGCCGTCTGGAGAGGTGCTGCTGACACCTGAGGAACAGACTCAGGTGGAGAAGACCACTAGGAAAGATACAGAGGAAGAAAGTACGataggaaaggagaaagaaaatgcaaagaaaaactTTCAGCTACTGGTAGTGAATGCAGATCATGGAGGTTACACCTCAGAGCTGGACGCAGGGAAGATGAGTCCAAGATTGTCCACAGGGGAAAGCAGTGAACCCTGCCAGAGAGAAGACTTGAGTTCTGTGCCAACCCAAGCCTTTGGAGAGTACCAGAGGCCGTATCTTGAATCAGATATGACCCCCATGTCCCCACTTCCCCCTGCTGCTGTGTACACCGTGGTAGAGGGTGTGGACAGGCAGAACAGCCTCCTACTGACACCAAACCTGACACCTGCTCCCCAACTAATACTGCTGAAGGCCATGCCCACACCAGAGGGTtacctgacccctgaccttttGGGAGATATCACACCATAG